The following are encoded together in the Armatimonadota bacterium genome:
- a CDS encoding DUF1559 domain-containing protein — protein sequence MRRTGFTLIELLVVIAIIAILAAILFPVFARAREKARQSSCLSNVKQITLAGLMYIQDYDERFPYYARGSYTVDPWIFWPHQWEPYTKNWQVYGCPSSPYVGQSMTYHGTTYPQRPCYGVTNALWQTSGGLALAQIKKPAEKYMLFDSNHPALGDARAILTSSECGQWSCGKNVATTQKWLVPHNEGVNIGYVDGHAKWESANGVYNNVSWKLSPTVD from the coding sequence ATGCGACGAACTGGTTTTACCCTGATCGAGCTGTTGGTCGTCATCGCGATCATCGCCATTCTGGCGGCGATCCTGTTTCCTGTCTTCGCGAGGGCCCGTGAGAAAGCGCGGCAGTCCAGTTGTTTGTCGAACGTGAAGCAGATCACCCTTGCCGGTCTCATGTACATTCAGGACTACGACGAGCGGTTCCCGTACTATGCACGCGGCAGCTACACCGTGGATCCCTGGATCTTCTGGCCGCATCAGTGGGAGCCTTACACTAAGAACTGGCAGGTCTACGGCTGCCCGAGCAGCCCTTACGTGGGGCAGTCCATGACCTACCACGGCACTACCTACCCGCAGCGTCCCTGTTACGGGGTCACCAACGCGCTGTGGCAGACCTCCGGCGGTCTGGCCCTTGCCCAGATCAAGAAGCCGGCCGAAAAGTACATGCTGTTTGACAGCAACCACCCTGCCCTGGGCGATGCTCGCGCCATTCTTACATCAAGTGAGTGCGGCCAGTGGAGTTGCGGCAAGAACGTGGCGACTACCCAGAAGTGGCTGGTTCCCCACAATGAGGGCGTGAACATCGGCTATGTGGATGGGCATGCGAAGTGGGAATCGGCGAACGGCGTGTACAACAACGTCTCCTGGAAGCTCAGCCCCACGGTAGACTAA